In the genome of Granulibacter bethesdensis CGDNIH1, one region contains:
- a CDS encoding uracil-DNA glycosylase — protein sequence MDALAALHLQLEWGADEALGDSPVDRFTIVTAPAQAHSGIAPAELQTVPAAAPHPEPHSVPVQAVQRPAPFAGTASLLPQQGAARLAADIAAEASTLDALRAAMEQFDACPLKATATQLVFSDGTYEAGLMLIGEAPGAEEDRAGKPFVGPSGKFLDRMLASAGMTRERDFVIANLIPWRPPGNRNPTETEILQCLPFLLRHIALARPRMLVCLGGVSAKALTGSTVGIRRLRGKWTDITIPGLDSPLPMLPMLHPAYLLRNPGAKREAWADILTLRKALDG from the coding sequence ATGGATGCGCTCGCGGCTTTGCACCTGCAACTGGAATGGGGGGCGGACGAGGCACTCGGTGACTCGCCGGTGGACCGCTTCACCATTGTCACGGCCCCTGCTCAGGCGCATTCCGGCATCGCCCCTGCGGAGCTGCAAACGGTGCCAGCCGCAGCCCCACATCCTGAACCGCACAGTGTCCCTGTCCAGGCCGTTCAAAGACCCGCACCCTTTGCAGGTACCGCATCACTGTTACCGCAACAGGGTGCCGCCCGTCTGGCGGCGGATATAGCGGCCGAGGCATCCACTCTGGACGCTTTACGCGCTGCGATGGAGCAATTCGATGCCTGTCCGCTCAAGGCCACAGCCACGCAGCTGGTTTTTTCAGACGGCACCTATGAAGCCGGGCTGATGCTGATTGGTGAAGCACCCGGGGCGGAAGAAGACCGGGCCGGAAAACCGTTTGTCGGCCCTTCCGGGAAATTTCTGGACCGCATGCTGGCCAGTGCAGGGATGACGCGGGAACGGGATTTCGTCATTGCCAATCTGATTCCATGGCGCCCCCCCGGAAACCGCAACCCAACCGAAACCGAAATTCTCCAATGCCTGCCCTTCCTGCTGCGCCATATCGCGCTGGCGCGCCCCCGGATGCTGGTGTGTCTGGGAGGTGTATCGGCCAAGGCTCTGACCGGCAGCACTGTGGGAATAAGACGGCTGCGAGGCAAATGGACGGATATTACCATCCCCGGACTGGATTCGCCGTTGCCGATGCTGCCGATGCTCCATCCGGCCTATCTGCTGCGGAATCCGGGTGCCAAGCGGGAAGCCTGGGCAGATATACTGACCCTTCGAAAAGCACTGGATGGCTGA